A stretch of DNA from Vanrija pseudolonga chromosome 6, complete sequence:
GATGCAGAAGCTGCAGAGACCCTCGCTAGTGAACGCGAGACCGCCTACCACATGCTGCGGTGTCTAGGATGGCAGACAGTCTTCTACCTCATCACAGCAGATGTTCTAGGTATCATCACGGCTCCGATGACCTTCCGGCAACTCGGCTACGGTCCCGGCATTCTCGTGTTCACAGGCTTCTTCCTGTTTGCCTTCCTGTCCGGCCAGATCCTGTGGCGCCTGTACCTCCGCCTCGACAGCGCCGAGTACCCGATCACTTGctacggcgacctcggcgaaCGAACATTCGGTCGCATAGTCCGCCACGTCTTCAACATTCTCCAATCCATCCAACTCATCTTCAACGTCGGGATCatccttgtcggcgacggccaaACCCTCTCAGCCCTCATCTCCGACGCGTTCTGCTACTATGGACTGAACGGCTTCTTCGCCATCGCCGGCCTCCTCATCAGCCAAATGAAGTCGCTTCGCAACGTCGCGTGGTTTACCAACCTATCCATCTGGCTAAGCATCGCGGTCATGATTCTCACCATGGTCGCCACGGGACTCTATCCACCCGTCCCCAGTCAGTCAGGCTACAAGGACCTCTCACAACCCATCATTCGCTCTGGCTGGACACCAAGCTACAACCATGGATGGTACGCGCAGATCACTGGGGTTCAGCTCGCAGTATTCAGCTATGGCGGTGCCATGATCTTCACCGAGTTCATGACTGAAATGCGGCGCCCACGCGACTTTTGGAAGAGCGCATTCATCGCACAGACGTTTGTGTGGCTAATGTACATGACGTTTGGGCTCTTCTGCTACTCGATGTGAGCCACGGCCTTCCTACGCCTCCGCTAACCCCCCAGGCAAGGACAATACACCGCTGTCCTCCCAATGATCAACTTTACCAGCATTGCCTTCCAAGCCGTCACCAACTTTATCAACCTCCTCACCATGTCGGTCACGGCCATCCTCTACGCCAACATTGGCGTCAAAGTCTTCTACCAGAATGTCCTGCGAGAGTATCTTAAAGCGCCGCCACTCCACTCGCGCAAGGGAGGCCTCATCTGGTCAATCACTGTCGCCGTGTACTGGGGACTGGCAtggctcgtcggtgccgcaGTCCCCGACCTCTTGGCCCTCGTGACGATCGTTGGCGCCAGTTGCACGCTGCAATTCACGTTCACCTTCCCTCCTCTTCTACTCCTCGGCCACTGGGTCCAAACGGATGCCCTAGAGGGAGACCGGAACCAAGGACGCCTTATTGAAGGCAGAGACCCTCTCGCCGACCGCGCGGACACCTGGCGCGATATGTCACGCTGGCGTCGCGGTTTCAAGCGGTACTGGTGGGTAAAGACCTGGCTGGTGATCCAGACAGTGTGTAGCCTCGGCCTCTCCGCCCTCGGCATGTACGCCGGTATCAGGAGCGCCAAAGACGCGTACGCCCAGGGCAACACAAAGTCGTTCTCCTGCATCGCTCCGGGCTCGGATGCGAGTGTAAGCTGAGTTGTAGTGCAGTTTGTAAATGTAACTTTGAATGGTTATTACATTCCTTGGTCGCGCGACcatgcgcgccgccggtAAAGTCCGGTTTACGCGGATGAACTTTCAGGCATTTCGTCGCGAGTttggccgcgacgagccgtCATTGCCCACCAGCGTGTCTGGCGAGGAAGCTCTACGTGTCGATACGAGCCTCCAGAGCGCGGATGGCTTCAGAGGATAGAAGTTGCAGGAAGCCAAGCTCAGCGTCGACCCATTAACACAGAGCAGGCCTTCTATGACGTGTTGAATGGCTGCTCACGACGGCCCCACCATGGCCTCCCGAAATCTCCGTACAATCGGACTCCCGACTCGACGCCGGTGGAGCAGGTGACAACGGgcctccaccacgccaccATTGCTGACAATGCAGGCCTCCTCAGGAAGGCTAAGCCAAGTGGAGGGAGCCGTGGGTCTCCACCTCAGCGATCAAAGggcgccggccgactcgaGAAAAACAATCCCTAGTGGAGGCGGTCGTTGCCGCCCCTAACCGAGCAACAGATCTTGGCCGCGGCTCGaaagcagcagcatcatCCCGAGTCAGTCAACGGGACACCCTTGCACGATAAAAGATCTGAGATGGATGCATCGTTACACTTGCACATACCACCATGATCACAGTCGTCGGCTGTGCACTcgttctcctcctcctcgcttATCTATTCCATCGACagcgggtggcggcgaccgccgccgctggccgcaACTCGCCAGCCGGCGCAGGCTGGAGTGAGAAACGACCCTTATCTCCACACCAGTCTGCCCGCTTCGAGGTCTCCATTCCACCCCTCGACAACTTTgtcctcgaggacgccgatgAGATTGCGTATCGGCCGGTGCGATGGAACAAGCACCCCGTCACAATGGGCATCTCCAACATGCCATTCGAGACGTGGTTCCAGCTCGACCACAAGTGGGTTAGATCCTTACACTccaagctcacaccccagatACACCTACATCCAAAAGTTCCGCGCCCTCAAGAcccgcgaggacgagtacaACACCACGGAGACGCGCGCTGGGTTCCACGACGCTGCTCTCGAGTGCCTCTGTGAAAcggcgtccttcttgtcgcTCCGTTACCCTCAGCTCTtccgcgtcgagcgacgccAGTACGTCCAGTCCGACGAGTCAACGTGGGGCGACAGCttcgtcaaggtcgaggacggcacgGTCAAAGTAGTGCACAACTTGGTCACGGGGGATGTCTGGGACTTTGACGCAatcgagcgcgaggagggcaaggactGGAACCCCATGAAGGTCGCTGGCCGTGAGTGACCCCGCGGTTGACCGATGCTGATATAAGAACTCACGGTCGAGGACTTGGCAATGCTGTGCGAGAACGACAACCAAGAGTACATCTTCCAAGCGGGCCATGTCGCCACCCAGGGTGAGTGAGAGTGCTGGCCGTGATGTGGCGCTGACGATCAAGGCCACTGGCGATTCCGCGAGAAGCTGGGCTGCACGCTCCACGAGATTCACGTCAACGGCCCAGTGGAGGTCCCAGGCTGGCGTGATGTGTTGCGCAAATCAATGGAGCGGTACTTCCTGAAGATGACCCCGGAGAAGGCCGTCCAGCGGACCAACGTGAGTTCTCCGACTCGACTCTTGCTAACCAAACCCAGTTTACGTTCCAAAACGGTAGCACTCTCCAGTTTGAGCCGTCAAAGAGGCGCCATGCGCATGTGGTTGACCCCCAGTGGGAGGCCACCCCCGAGGTTCTCAAGAGGTGCGTATAGGTGTGGGCTGTGGCTGACCGTGTCAGCGCCGAAGGCATGTACTTCCGTGTCGAGAGGCAGACACTCCGACGCATGCCCCGATCCGGAGCCCTGTTCTTCTCGTTCCGGACCTACCTCACCCCTCTACTCACGATTGCCAAGGAGCCAGGAGTCGCTGGTCGCATGGCCTCCAACGTCCGCGTGAGTGCAATGTCTTGAAGTGAGCGCCTGCGGCTGACACGCCATCAGGCCTACCCCGCCACCGTGGACGAGTACAACTCGACAATCAAGTACAAGTCTGTCCTTCTCGActtcctcgacaaggcccacgccgacgacgttgcCTCAGGCAGGGTCAAGCTGGACGAGAAAGGCGAAGAGATCCGGCAGAAGAGCTACCCGTTCTAGACCACGCAGGGTCAATATACATACAATGCATGAATCTAGTGTTAAAAGCATCTTGTGGGCTGCTTCTTGGCCACAGTCTGCGTCTCTCAGACTACTCGGCGTCGAGAGGGCAAGTGTGCGGCTGGCTGTTGACCTGAATACCGCCACGACGAATGTGCGCCGAGTCGGGGAAGGGGCGCTTCCACCCACCCTCAGACTCGGGGGTAGCGAGCCAGAGACGGAGAAGGTGGCGACGGGGAGCAGGAGGGAGGTGGTCGACATAGGCGGTGCGAGCATGGAGCACGTGGGTGTCGGCAACAAACTGCAGGTCGCCAACCTCGAGGATCATGTGCAGGGCCAGGCGCTGGGCAGTAGCCTCGAGAACCTCGATGGCttcgagctgggcgggggaGTGACCGGGGATCTGGCCAGCCTCAATGAAGCGAGTGACTGTGGGTGTTAGTGTGATCGCGCTTCAACATCCGCATCGCCGACTCACTGGAGCGGACATAGTAAGGGTCGTAGTGGCTAACCAGATGACCGTCGTGCCAGTAGAAGACCGCCTGCTGAACCCACTCCTTCTGGCCGTCGGAcacctcgcccttgcggTCAAAGTACCAGTCGGGCTTGGCAAGAAGCTCAGCAACATCAGGGCGCTCCTTCTGGAGCGTGTTCCAGAGGTTGTGAGCGCTGACGACGTCGCTCTCGCCTCCCTCCTTGGCGCGGTGGAGACAGAGAAggccgacaatgtcgcccGAGTCGGTGTGGAAGTACTGGCGggccgtggtggtgtagATGCGCACCTTGTGGATCTGGGTGGGGTCGTtgccgaggtccttgacaTGGCCGAGGATGTGGCCCTTGCCGTTCTGGCTCACGGGGATGCCGATGACGCTGCCGATAGCGAGGTAGATGGCCGACGACTTGACAACGGACCAGTTGTCGGTCGGGAGGCCCTGGATGAGAGCAAAGCCCGCACCGTTGACAATGTGCTCGCGGATGCCAGCAAGGAAGGTGCGGGTAGCGTTGGCAAGGGGGAACGAGTCCTGGGATCGTCAGCAATGCCGCCTCACAGGCATCGGGCCAACTTACACGGTTGATCTCGGGCAGCGACTTGCCAGTCTTCTCCCACTCGTCGTACGcagcctcgaggtcggcaatCTGCTCGGGGGTCCAGCGCCACTTCCAGGCCTTGGGGTTGGACTCAAACTCTTCCTTGGTCCACACCGTGGGGCCAGTGACCTCCTTGGGAAACTGCTCGTAAGGGGTGAGAATGTCGAAGAGGGGCTCGTGCTGGCCAGACGTGAGGAGAGGCTTGACCACGTCGTTGGCGGGGGCCTTGGGCTCCGTGGCAAGAGGGACAGCAACgggggccatggtggtgtAGGTGTGTGGTGGGTAGAGCTGGAGTGGCAGAAAAGTCTTGttgcgagcttggcgagtCGAAACTGGGTGAACTCTTGTTGTGAAGAAGATGACGAGTGCATCCCTCGCCCGTCCTTTTGTATCTCGCTCACTCAGCCTGTCGTCATGCCGACGCAAGATGTCATTATCGAGTCTTCCACATGGCTTTTGGCAGATTCTGCATAGATGTTTGACCTCGGTGCACAGTAAGACGCGTCCACTATGGTGGTCGCGAAGAATGACGTGCGAGGTCAAATCCGCCACGGCGAAGCAAGCCAGGCACCATTTGACCTCGGGCGGCTATTTGCGCCAACACTCGGCCGCTCACCCTGCTCTTATCTCTTGCATTGCAAGTCGGTGTCGGGTTCCTGAGCTCCTGTGCATGGTGCTGAGACGTTGCATTGCATGCCGGCTATGAAGAATGGGTGCTGCAAGTCATTGCCGAAGGTGTTGATGTGGTGGTCTACGACAACAACCGCCCCGCGCAGGTTAACCGCCCGTCGGACAAGAGCGATATCTGCCAAAGTCGAGTTGGAAATCCAAAGATAGCCGCGGCAGGTCTTCTCATTCGACCTTAAAACTCGTCTTAACGCATCAGAATACACATTGGAGCCCCGTCTTGCTCTTCCGAATGCAGGTCATTGCCACGAGGATGACTGCCCTGCTGCCTCGGCCTATGCTTTATGCCAACAACACTGTCGATGGCGAATACCTTCTATCTCGAGGGCGAATTTCGGGACAGCCGTGGCAAACGATTTCCTGGAGGGCGAATACCTGGAATGGCAATCAAGTGTTCGCGGGAGTCGCCAAGCCTTCTTACTCTCTGTGGGACTCTGCATCTCGGCACTCAGTTCACACCCAACAGGCCAACGGACAAGCGATCTTGTCGCCAAGGCTTGCAAGCGGGGGAGCGGCAGACGGCAGACAGGCCTAAGTGAGACATCGTTCAGGTGGTGCAGTGACAGGATTGGGGGCGAGCAACCAGCCGCCACCACGAGCATGACAGCGTCCCTTGGGGTAGGTGGATTGCACAGGCCCTGGCAAATCACCTGTATGCTCGCGGAAGTCGCCGGAGGGTGTGAATAGCCTCGAGCCATGATAGCATGAGTCACCGCGACGCCAGTTCACATCCCTCTGACTCATAACCTTGACGCTGCTCTCACTGTAACGACATATGCATGCTTCAACTGATGGACAAACTCTCTGACTTGGTCATACCCCCAAGCTCTTCTGACAGAGCTCGACGATGTGGGGGCCGTGCCGGGGATCAACGGGCCGAGAGGTTGGGGAAGGCGAGGATCTCAAAGTTGCGGACAttgcgcttctcctcgccgccgtacgCGACGTAcgcgtggtcgtcgcgagcAATGTACTCTGTAAACTGTCAGCGCGGAGTTGTTGGCTGTCGTGTTCAACTCACTGCCAGGCTGGATGCCACTGCAAGAGTCAGTCAACCTTTCCAGTCTGCCGTTCACATCCACTCACCCAAACTCGTTGGTGCGCGCAATCAGCTCAGCCTTGCCATCGCCAGTGCGGCCACCGTCGACCGCCTGGGTGCCGGCGGGGTGCGAGTCAGCCCATCCGGGGTGGAAGGGGTACCACTGGACGACGgagccgtcgccgacaaggaccTCAAAGGTGCGGAAGTGCTTGCCCTCGCCAAAGTAAGGgatctcggcgccgctgatGTGGTGACCGGCCCTGGGCATTGTCAGTGACGAGGgtgacgaagacgacgaccgagTGTGGGCCAGCGTTACAGCCGGGCTGCAGTGCGAGTCGCACACGCGCACAGGGCACCACTGATGTGCGCACTTTGCGCACAGCCTCACACCTTCTCTCGCACGTTGACTCacttgccgacctcgacaccaccGTTAAGGAAGACACGAGCCGAGTAGAGGGGCTGGCCGTTGGCCTCGTTGCCGATCTGGATGGCGTCGGGGGGGATGCGCtggccgtcctcgacgagctcccAGCGGACAAGAGGGACGACCCAGCCGTTCTGGCGAGCGTTGCGGAAGGCGGCAGTGCGCTGGCGAGCGCCGTAGAGCGAAGCGTCAAACGAGCCGTTCCAGTCCTTGTAGACGCGGTTCTTGGTGCCCTCGagaccgccgtcgagcgagtaGGCAAAGATGCCAATGCCAccggcgcgccagacgcGAGCACCCTTGAGCTcctggtcgaggtgggcgggGTTGCGGGCCGAAGCCTCGTCTTCCTGAATGACCTGCGGGCGAGACATCTTGGGGGTGTTAGCTGTGGCTGGCGGGTTGGAGTAgtggtggggaggaggggcgaggtggcgggtgggtggggtgtcgAGTTACCTACTGTTTGCGACAAGTTGTTGATTGAAGAAATGGGGTTGAGAGAGTATCAAGAgttgaggaagaggaagaagagtGTGGATAGCATGCCAGCGCGACGGGACAtggctggtgggtggtggtagtgggtggggtgggaggggcGTGGAggggtgtgagtgagtgaggggGGTGCGAGAGTGAGAGGGCGGTGTGTGGAAGGGCGGTGTGGCGACGACAAGTGTGCGTGTCGCCAGTGCGCGTCTGTGCAAATGGGCGTGCATCCGTGTGAGCATCGACGTGCATCGCCGCAGCTGCATGGAGGAGGCAGTCGTGACGCtctgtgcgtgcgtgcggcaTGGCTTaagccgcgacgacgccacgcTCACGGATGGCCCCAGCACCGTCTTATGttcagcgacgacgacgacaaggcagGTGGTCAACAGGTGCAGCTCAGTGCACTTGAGAGCGACGGGGTGATGCTGCTCGTGAGCACCCATGTACCCAGAGTGATAGTGCCCGTCCACACACCCATGTCGCTGCTGAGCGGTTCTGCTCGATGACGATCGATGACCTCTTGGCACTTGGACCCCCACCCAAGCCACATTCGTCGcaccatcctcgccatcccACAGGGGTCCAtggccacccaccctgcaCCATCCTTCTCGTGGGGTTTACAGCCCGAGACGACGTCAAGAGATGAGTACCAACGTCGCAATCGATCTCTCGCAGCGTCAGTGCGGAATGGATGCACTCAATCTCGATCAGCCACCGACGAATGCACAGCAGCTGCTTGGGCCTCTCGATGGCCATGGTGCGGCACGCCTTGGCGTCATCTCACGTCTGCATCTGCACCCTCCCCCTCATaccacgcccactcactcacttCACCACCTCTTCACCACGCTCAACTGCCGATCAACCCACGGACAACCACCTCTTTACTTCTTCTGCTTGCCGGGGCACTGCGGGCAGTCGCACTTGCCCTTCTCGCACTTGCCAGCACACGGGCAGATGATCCCCTGACCGGGCGTAGCGCACCTGGCTGTGTCAGTCCAACCGTCACGCCGAGTGTCACTCGACTCACTCGCAACCCGCGCCAGTGGCCTGAGGCTGGGAAGACGACATGTTGATTTGTGAGTTTCGTTGATGAGGTGTGGTTGTGCGCTCGATGTGTGTGAGGGAGGAGAGTGGAGCAGCGTCGGTTGTGTTGGGGCAGTCGGCCGGGTACTGTCGTCGGTTATAGGTCTTCGCAGCTTCGGCCTCGTCCGACCTTGGTTTACTCATCGGCTGATAGCCGAAGCCGTAAGAGGGCCTCCCGACCCTCCAACGTTGCTTTCAACATTTCATAGAGCTTGGTATCCCAATCCATGTTGCTGCCAGTGGCAGCGAGGGTGCTCTCTTTGTCTCGCTACTCATAGCCAGGCTGTCTCATACATCCATACAAGCCAAGACAACTCGTATCGAAGTGGACCGAGCCATCAACCCATGTTGACGTCATGTGTCGGACGGCACAAGCCAAGCCCGCGTCTCTAGGCGTCCCTGCCTTTGAAGGTGAGTTTCAGCTGACTACGGTGCGTCTCAGCCCTTCCAAGGTCAATAAGAGATCCAGCGGACACCCGGTGTCCCCACGAGTTCACCTGCGGAAACCGACAACTCACGCCGACCTCCTTGTCATTCCTGGTGATGACCGGATTCCGGAGACCTGTGTTACTCACTCACGAGATGTGCCCTCGCctctgtcgtcgtccgccacACCCACAACATATGCCGCCTTCTTGAGTCAGACGAGCACTCCACGCGTGGGTTTGGCAACCAAGTCGCTCGCCAGACGTCGTCGGTCTCACAGGTGTGCGTACATACGCGAGGAACCGAGGCCCGACGAGATCCCTTCCCCCGCCCTCCCAGTAAGTTTGCCGAGCCCAGGTCAAGGTGACAGGCTAAGGTTAAGTGCCACCCACTCGTGTGCCTCTCAGTTTCAGTCCGAggcaagctcaagggcaTGTGTCCGCATAGAGGCACCGGATGCTGATGAGCTGGCGACTGATGCGCAGGCATCGTAGCGGATCTCATGCACTCGAGAGGGTACGCAAACCAACACTCTCGTCCCGAAACCCACTATGACGCCGTTCTGAACCACTATACATGCGAAACGCGGTCAGGCATCCCCGAAGCTGAAACAGTTCGTGGCTGTGTATCTCAGAAACCAGAACAACAGCTTTGAACTCTGCCACACTTCCGTCGGTGTTGCAATGTTGTCTGTGGCAACTCCATCGGTGTGGGGTCCTCTTTCGATGCAGTCTACGCCATCTTGCCCAGCAGACCTGCATTATCGCAACAATCCCCCTGTTTTTGACTTGTTCCTCGTCGTTTCTTCGCAACCGCTGGCCTGTGGAGGGAGCGTCTGGACTCTGACACGGGTAGCCCATTCGCTATCCATGGGGAAACCTGCTCCACAGTTGACATGGGCAGCCCTACCCCCCGACGTTCAAGAGGACGCCAGATGCTTATAGAAGAAAGCCAGTTTCCTCGTCTCAGCGACGTCAACCTTCAACTCTGATCTCCAATCACACATTCCACTGCCAACGTAAGGACATCTCCACGTTGGCCATTCCCAACTGACTGGCCACAGGCTTACCTTCCAAGTCTACATCAACATGAAGTTCGCCGCTATCCTCATTGCactcgctgccgtcgcctatgctgcgcctgccgctgaggccgactcggtcgtccttgagggccgtgaggccgacgcgcagaCCGATGAACTCAAGCGTGAGGCTGGTGTCTCTCTCAGAGGCGGTTACTGCTACAGGTCTCTTGAGAAGGATGCCACTGGCCCGCTGATGAGCTGGGGAGACCGTGTCACCATCACGTGCCGTGCAACAGGCCCAACTCGTTGGGGCCACAACGACTACTTCTTCACAAACTATGGTTGCTGGGTTCATCGCCCGAGCGTTGTCACGTCGAACGCCGTCATGGACGGTCTCCCGGTATGCT
This window harbors:
- the SAT17_0 gene encoding Taurine hydroxylase-like protein SAT17, which produces MAPVAVPLATEPKAPANDVVKPLLTSGQHEPLFDILTPYEQFPKEVTGPTVWTKEEFESNPKAWKWRWTPEQIADLEAAYDEWEKTGKSLPEINRDSFPLANATRTFLAGIREHIVNGAGFALIQGLPTDNWSVVKSSAIYLAIGSVIGIPVSQNGKGHILGHVKDLGNDPTQIHKVRIYTTTARQYFHTDSGDIVGLLCLHRAKEGGESDVVSAHNLWNTLQKERPDVAELLAKPDWYFDRKGEVSDGQKEWVQQAVFYWHDGHLVSHYDPYYVRSITRFIEAGQIPGHSPAQLEAIEVLEATAQRLALHMILEVGDLQFVADTHVLHARTAYVDHLPPAPRRHLLRLWLATPESEGGWKRPFPDSAHIRRGGIQVNSQPHTCPLDAE
- the mtr_25 gene encoding N amino acid transport system protein; its protein translation is MSTEKEPLHLCGGAQGSTVSLSHHPEPSKETHTPEGDDGRHPSTGHLMDSGNEEIDHTDPFTVDDFYDHKRNTHPLEVYLHHAALERAREASDDRPIPDAPWIALVKRCTRRKDAIVLPHSPGQDRIPVIPAGPTAPMPIIPGTRIGTWPCDDSPAATPPASSPLDEKADAALVGVQTAHSSLQAQQDAEAAETLASERETAYHMLRCLGWQTVFYLITADVLGIITAPMTFRQLGYGPGILVFTGFFLFAFLSGQILWRLYLRLDSAEYPITCYGDLGERTFGRIVRHVFNILQSIQLIFNVGIILVGDGQTLSALISDAFCYYGLNGFFAIAGLLISQMKSLRNVAWFTNLSIWLSIAVMILTMVATGLYPPVPSQSGYKDLSQPIIRSGWTPSYNHGWYAQITGVQLAVFSYGGAMIFTEFMTEMRRPRDFWKSAFIAQTFVWLMYMTFGLFCYSMQGQYTAVLPMINFTSIAFQAVTNFINLLTMSVTAILYANIGVKVFYQNVLREYLKAPPLHSRKGGLIWSITVAVYWGLAWLVGAAVPDLLALVTIVGASCTLQFTFTFPPLLLLGHWVQTDALEGDRNQGRLIEGRDPLADRADTWRDMSRWRRGFKRYWWVKTWLVIQTVCSLGLSALGMYAGIRSAKDAYAQGNTKSFSCIAPGSDASVS